CCTTCTATAAGAAGGACAAGATCAGTGTACTCAAGATGCATTGATGTTAAGTCTTTTATTTCAGGAGGTCTAAAGGTTCCTCTCTCTAGTCGTTTCACAAAAAGAACAAAACCACCTCTTTCCCATTTAAGTAATTTCATCATGGTACGACGTTTGTTCAGAAAGATAAATACATCTCCCGAAGTAATATTGGCATCAATCTTATTCTGCACCAATCCGGATAATCCATCAAAACTTTTCCTCATATCTGTTGCTTCAGAATAGAGGTGAAAACGATCATTTGAAGATATTGATAACATCAGCCTTGAATTTGGATTAATGATCGAAGCGTCGATATTGTCGTTGCTGAAGAAAGTTGAAGGGTTACACCATTGGGATAAGTGATAACGATCTCTTCTTTTATTTGTGAGGTTTCATTGTCTAATGTGACAAAAAAACCTTGAGCTTCTTTAGAGTACTCCTTCTTATATTTTGCCTTCCAATAGCTATATACTGATAGTTTTATATTGTTCTGTTTACAGTAATCGATATTGCTTAGTCCACTATTGTGTTGTGCTTCTATGAGATCAAACATCTGTGCTTTTTTACTCATCAATTTCTTTTTTTGATTATGTCTCAAAAATAGAAGGCTTTAAAATAATGCATAAGATGTGAATAACCGAACGCTTACTGAACAGGTGCTAGTTCATGTCCGAATAAAGCCAATACCTCATTCACTTTATCCATTCTTAAAGACTCTTTTCCCTGCTCCATTTCTCGAACAAAATGTAAACCGACGCCTGCTCTCTCGGCCAAATCGTATTGTGTTAAACCTAGTTGCTTTCTTCGAAGTTTGACAAATTGAATCGTGAATTCTTCATATCTATACCTTTTAGGGTATAAATATAGTGAAATTTGTCATTTTTATACCCGATAGGGTGTAAATATGATAAAAAAGAGCATATTACCCCCGTTCGGGTATATTATGCTTTTAAATAGAGTGAAGTGTTTTTATGCTTTTCTCGCAAAGGGATATTCCCTTTATAGTATAAATCGCATCAGAAATTGAGTTAAAGACTTCCTTTAAGAATCGAGCTTTGGGAGGAATTGATTTGGAGTTTTAGTATGATGTTTGTTCAAGAGGATTTGTATCATGGATTGTTCCATTATCTCTTTGCCTTTAATCACAAAAAAAGTCCAAACAAGTTATATTGTAGGACTTTTTATTTATTTGTTTCCAAATTCAATTTATTGGTTTGATGGATCATACCAACTACAATGACGAAATTTATATGACACACACCATGAATTTAATGTTTGTGCTTTCGATGCTTATTATGAAGATTTACGTTGTTTAAATAGCTTTAATTCTGTTTATTAGAGTGTTATAACCAAAATGAAATTGTAAAATTGATGTCTCTTCGTTATATGTTCTTAAAAAGAACTTCAGCTCTATTTGATATCAATTCTATGTATTCCTCTTTTTTACCATCAGATAAAAAAGACTTATCGATAAAATTGATTGCATTAGGGAGTGCTTTATGAAAACGTCTAAATATATTCTTTATTTGCTTTTCTTTTAACCCTATTTTTTGTGCAAATTGTATAAAATCATTTCTTTTGAATTTTCGTTTCTTGCCATTCATGGTTAACGCGAGTTCTTCAGGATCATCCTTTTTAGGTATTACCAATCGGGTCGATAAAAGGTCATAAGCTGGAGCTAATTGTGTTACCCCATTTTCGTTATCAATTAATGAAAAGTTTTTCAAGTGCATATCTGCATTGCCTGTTAAAAAAGAGAACAAGGTTAACTCAAAAAATACCTGTATATCAAAAAGAGGGTTAGTAGAGTATCGAGTAATCACTTTGCCAATTTGTTCCATTGAGCCTCTGTATTTATACTCTGTTAAACGTTCACTTAACTGACATAAATCTTCCATTGGTAATTTTGATCCTTTTACCCGATCTATTCGCTTTGTTATATAAGCCAACTCTCCTGACTTTAGTCGAATTAAGGAGTGTGGAACTGTATTAATCTTAAAAAAGTTTGCCAAGTGCATCGTTAAATCCTCATTCTCTGGTAAGTTTGCGTACTGAGCAGTAGGAGGTTTTAGAATATAATTACCCAATACTCCTACTAAAGTCATTCTATTGTTTTCACTCCTTTTCGGTTCAAAATAAAATGATAGTTTGGCTTGGACTCCAGGAACAGTTACTTGGTTTTGAATCACTTTTTTTGCCAACTCCTGCATTTTATTCAATGAATAATCTAATACAGGTGCTTGCTCTGTACCAAATAATTTTTTTGTGCATTTTACATGAAAATCATTTCCACTTTTGTCTAACGACTGATAACAATACAAACATTTATGATTCATTGTTTTATTTATTAATTGGTATTACAGAAACGGCTCCAATACAATCTTTGCAACATGATAATAGTAGTCCCATTCTATCACTCGATTTCAACTTCCAGTTATCTACAGCTACATCCAATAACCATCCCTCTGGTATTAGACCATCAAAAAAAGGAAACATGGTATTTGAGGTGTATGGAAGGTTGCTGATTGGTAATGTCTTACTTATAGGTTGGCATCCTTTTATTGCTAAGTATTCTTTTTCATACAAAAAGCGATAACCAGTTTCGGTTTCTTCTATGATTCCAGCTAATATATCGTTAAAATATACTTTTCCTTTTCTATTCATCTTCGATCATTTTAGATTGAACAGGTGCTAGTTCATGTCCGAATAAAGCCAATACCTCATTCACTTTATCCATTCTTAAAGACTCTTTTCCCTGCTCCATTTCTCGAACAAAACGTAAACCGACGCCTGCTCTCTCGGCCAAATCGTATTGTGTTAAACCTAGTTGCTTTCTTCGAAGTTTGACAAATTGAATTAAATTCTTCATATCTATACCTTTTAGGGTATAAATATAGTGAAATTTGTCATTTTTATACCTTTTAGGGTATAAATATAGTGAAATTTGTCATTTTTATACCCGATAGGGTGTAAATATGATAAAAAAGAGCATATTACCCCCGTTCGGGTATATTATGCTTTTAAATAGAGTGAAGTGTTTTTATGCTTTTCTCGCAAAGGGATATTCTTTGTGTTTTGCAATATTCGATGTGGTGTAATCTAAATTTTAACTGTTTTCGAAGGACTTTATGTTATTACCTTAAATCCGCAACTTCTTCACTTTGAAGTTTAATTTAAAATAGATACGTGATATTTGCTGATTTGGTACGTACTCCTATTACCTTAAGGACTATTTGTTTATCAATTATTATAAAAAGAACAGACTTTCCCCTACCCATCTATATATTCAGGCTATTGATAGGTGGCCTGTTGCAATTTCCGTAAAATATAAAGTTTACGTTTGATGAGAAAGGTGAAGAAGTCTCAAATTGGATGTAGATAAATGCATAATTTGTTGCCTTCCACTCGTTGTGAATTTAGCAACGATATTGATGACCCTAAAGGTGAATTTCTTAATTCTAGACTCTTTCTCAAGACCTTCTACAACGCTACTAAATAGCGCAACGAGCCATCGGTACATAATATGGATAATAGCTCTTATTATAAGGAAAACAGTATTCTCTTCTAATGAACTATGTGGCATCTTCTTCCAATCGAAATCATTATTTTGAATATCAAACACTCTTTCACTATTCCCTCTATTATTATAGAATCGGATGGCCTCTTCATTGGAGATTACTTTATCGTTCGTGATAAGAAACATATATTTTTTTGCATCTTTGGTAAAAGCAGATAATTGTCCTTTATTAGTAATTGTTCTGTAGATCACAATACGATGTTCATGCTTTCCGAAAATATATTTAAAACTTGAAACCTCTAAATCTTGATTGTTAATTCTGCACATTTCCCAATGATCACAATTGTCTGCAGATAACAACAATGTCTCTGAACTAGATGCTCTTATGCTGAACAATATACGTTCTTCTTGAAAATAGCCTGTTACCTCTTTGATGTAGGATCCACAATCCATTCTTGCATATTTAGGCTTGATTCCCTTTTCGAACAGTGCTTCTAGTACTGATTTATGTGTTGATAATTGATTCATTTTAACATTACAGTTGCCATTTCGGCCTTCCACATATACAGGAATATTTGATATAGTTGCAACTCCAGGAAAATAGCCTTTTCTCTTCTTGTAACTATAGGTTGCATCATATTTCTCGGTGGGAATAAATTGATGATCAAAGTCGTAAATTAATGAAGTGTCTTCAGGAATAATTTGCTTAAATTTTATTGCAGAATCAATCAAAATATCATTCATCTTGGTATTCACATTGATCTTATTTTCATTGTTGCTTTTTGTCTCAATAAAGCTGCAGGGTACAGATAATTCTTTATTTGATCGCAATATAGTATCAGCAGATGGGACTGAAATACCAGGAAGGTAATTTAAACACTCCTCTCGGATATAATTTACATTCTCAATACTACTTCCTCCACAGAAAACAGTATAAGCTTGCGTTAAAATAATATCTGAATAGCTGTAATTTGCACCTTTACCTCTATTTCCAAAGACTTTATTTATAAATTCTTTGACACCGAAAGATTGTAAATGCTTATTAACTAAACGCAAGCCTCCAAAAGCAGTAAGTTGTGATTTTGACTGTACGATCATTCACCTAAATAGGTGAATTTATTTTAACTACACAAGTGATACAACTGTTTGTTAACCAATTAAATGGGTTTATAACAAGAAATTAACATGCGTAGTTAGGGGTTCTATTGAGACAAAACAACATTACTATTTTGACCTTCTCGTTCTTTCTTTTGGTCCTACAATAATGAAATACCGATTCTTTTAGGGGTTGCTGCTTATAAAATGCAGATATGCAAAGCGCACTCTCTTCTTGTTGAACTCCGAAATGATACATTCATTCTTTTTTGGTCATCACGTGATATTTGATTACAAATCAAAGTAAGAGATTTTGTCAAAGTATTACAAGATGCACATCACCGAATACTTACGCTTGTTGGAGATTAAATGTAAACGAATCGTCGTTGTCAATAAGTAGTATATGCCCCATCAATAGTTTCTATTTCTTTGTTTCGATACAAAAATAGGCTAGAGGATACAAAAAAGGTTGCCTCATAAGAGGCAACCCCAGAATAACAAAATAGAGGAGAATAAATGTTCTCCTCTATTGCATAAAATAATTATTGTAATGTTTTGATAAAGTCATTGATGCTTTTGGCAAACATTGTTGGCTCGTGAAACATCATATAGTGTCCAGACGCTGGAAATACGACGTTCGTGATTTGTTTCGCATTAACTACTGCTTCTATCTCTTTCTTTTGAGAAGCAGAAACTGCAAAGTCATATTTCCCCCAAAGGATAAGTATTGGTTTTGTAAATGCGGCCACATTCTGAGTGTTGTCTGTTTTTAAAATCTCATTAAACAGCGTGCTATTACTTAAAATACCTCTCTGGTTGATCACAAAATCTTTGTGGTTGTCTACTTTGATCAGTACTTCAGGAATATATTTTGTTACTTGGTAAGCAAGTACATTCGCATTGGTTTTGCTAGATTTTATTTGAGTGACTACTTTTTCCCAATAGTCGGTGTTCTCTTTTTTTGCTATACGAACTTCTGCCTCTTTTTGTACATCCTCTCTGGTTTGCGCCATTAAGGTTTTACCATTGGTTACACCTGCTGCATCGATCCATGCCACTATTTTGTCTTTGTGGGTTGCATCTTTTAGGTATGAGGAAGTTAGCATTCCTCCCCAACTATGTCCTAATAGAACAATCTTTTTGTTTGGATAACGATCTTTTAATTGGTCGATCACTTTGTCCAGGTCTTCCACATATTGTGCGATGGTAAAGTGTTTTTTGTCATCAGATCCTTTGGATGCACCTGAGGCTCTCTGTTGCCAATATCCGACAAGGTGGTTTGTTTCGATGTCTTTGAATCCGTCCCCTCCTTTGTATGTTCGGAAGTCTAGTACATCCGATCCTGGTCCACCATGAACAGGTAGAAGAATGAAGTCGCTGTTTTCATTTCCATGTATCCATACAGGCATGGTTTCTTCCGCATTCGTTACTTCGAATGTGGCTTTTGGGTATACTTTCTCTACTGCCTTGTCTCCACCTCCACATGCAATAAGCAATGTGATTGATATAATGGATAGTAAATAGCTAATTTGTTTCATTGACTTCTATTTTGATATTTTAAATTAAATATATACTCTTCTGTTTATGGTGTATCATTGCTCTTTTTCTTATATGTCGGCTGTTATTTTATATTATTACATATGATTGAAAAAATGTGTAATCGATAAGGTTGTTTAGGGCTTGTTCACACCTGGATTCAAACGACTAATGCAACTATTCTATCCAAGTTAAGGATCAGATATTATTTTAGGTGGATCAGTAAAATGTTCATGGAAAAAGAGGATGTAGACTAAT
The Prolixibacteraceae bacterium DNA segment above includes these coding regions:
- a CDS encoding alpha/beta hydrolase, whose translation is MKQISYLLSIISITLLIACGGGDKAVEKVYPKATFEVTNAEETMPVWIHGNENSDFILLPVHGGPGSDVLDFRTYKGGDGFKDIETNHLVGYWQQRASGASKGSDDKKHFTIAQYVEDLDKVIDQLKDRYPNKKIVLLGHSWGGMLTSSYLKDATHKDKIVAWIDAAGVTNGKTLMAQTREDVQKEAEVRIAKKENTDYWEKVVTQIKSSKTNANVLAYQVTKYIPEVLIKVDNHKDFVINQRGILSNSTLFNEILKTDNTQNVAAFTKPILILWGKYDFAVSASQKKEIEAVVNAKQITNVVFPASGHYMMFHEPTMFAKSINDFIKTLQ
- a CDS encoding helix-turn-helix transcriptional regulator, which encodes MKNLIQFVKLRRKQLGLTQYDLAERAGVGLRFVREMEQGKESLRMDKVNEVLALFGHELAPVQSKMIEDE
- the tnpB gene encoding IS66 family insertion sequence element accessory protein TnpB (TnpB, as the term is used for proteins encoded by IS66 family insertion elements, is considered an accessory protein, since TnpC, encoded by a neighboring gene, is a DDE family transposase.), which translates into the protein MLSISSNDRFHLYSEATDMRKSFDGLSGLVQNKIDANITSGDVFIFLNKRRTMMKLLKWERGGFVLFVKRLERGTFRPPEIKDLTSMHLEYTDLVLLIEGVLVKEYKRQKRYVI
- a CDS encoding HipA domain-containing protein is translated as MNHKCLYCYQSLDKSGNDFHVKCTKKLFGTEQAPVLDYSLNKMQELAKKVIQNQVTVPGVQAKLSFYFEPKRSENNRMTLVGVLGNYILKPPTAQYANLPENEDLTMHLANFFKINTVPHSLIRLKSGELAYITKRIDRVKGSKLPMEDLCQLSERLTEYKYRGSMEQIGKVITRYSTNPLFDIQVFFELTLFSFLTGNADMHLKNFSLIDNENGVTQLAPAYDLLSTRLVIPKKDDPEELALTMNGKKRKFKRNDFIQFAQKIGLKEKQIKNIFRRFHKALPNAINFIDKSFLSDGKKEEYIELISNRAEVLFKNI
- a CDS encoding IS1380 family transposase, whose product is MIVQSKSQLTAFGGLRLVNKHLQSFGVKEFINKVFGNRGKGANYSYSDIILTQAYTVFCGGSSIENVNYIREECLNYLPGISVPSADTILRSNKELSVPCSFIETKSNNENKINVNTKMNDILIDSAIKFKQIIPEDTSLIYDFDHQFIPTEKYDATYSYKKRKGYFPGVATISNIPVYVEGRNGNCNVKMNQLSTHKSVLEALFEKGIKPKYARMDCGSYIKEVTGYFQEERILFSIRASSSETLLLSADNCDHWEMCRINNQDLEVSSFKYIFGKHEHRIVIYRTITNKGQLSAFTKDAKKYMFLITNDKVISNEEAIRFYNNRGNSERVFDIQNNDFDWKKMPHSSLEENTVFLIIRAIIHIMYRWLVALFSSVVEGLEKESRIKKFTFRVINIVAKFTTSGRQQIMHLSTSNLRLLHLSHQT
- a CDS encoding type II toxin-antitoxin system Y4mF family antitoxin, whose product is MQFVKLRRKQLGLTQYDLAERAGVGLHFVREMEQGKESLRMDKVNEVLALFGHELAPVQ
- a CDS encoding HipA N-terminal domain-containing protein, with product MNRKGKVYFNDILAGIIEETETGYRFLYEKEYLAIKGCQPISKTLPISNLPYTSNTMFPFFDGLIPEGWLLDVAVDNWKLKSSDRMGLLLSCCKDCIGAVSVIPINK